The genomic stretch GATGCTCAGCGTGCCCTGCAAGAAGctgaggagaagaagaagcttgaAAGAGCGGCTGCAAGGAAACGACTTCCATCTGTACAGGCGAAGCTGAAAGCTAAAAATTTCTCAGGAAAAGGACAGGTAAAGGATAGCGAAACAAAGCCATTTGCTCCCCCTCCTGTTCCCGTTGCTCCTAAAATTGATCTGTCACGAGGTCCAATTATTGCAAGCAGTGACCGACCCGTGTTCCCTACAGCTAGTGTTCAGTTCCCCTTTGTTTCTTCTACAAGGTCTTCATCGCCTCCGCCGCAATCTAACTTTGCACCCAAGACACCAAAGACGCCCATCAGAGAACGGAGAAACATCACCACTACACCGGCACGCGAGGACGAGTCTTTGTTCACGCCAATGGGTAGCGGTAGTCTCTTTGGAAGTGCTCGATCCCTCCGTACACCTCTGGCTCCTTCAATATTAACCTCTCCCCTCGGCAACcgcaaaaaggcaaaaattTCTCCAATGAGGTCGACGCTTACAGGGAAAGGATTTAAACCGATCTCTTTGACCATTGCCAACAGTTCTTCAGATTTGAAAGACACGGAGATCGATAAATCTTCGAAGAAAATGAACCGTGAACTAGAGGATGCATTGGATGACCTTGAATGTCCTCCAAGTTCTTTACCGATCGCTAGTAGTGATCCCGACGTTGATAGCTCTTACCAATCTGTTCCAGTGGAAAATCTCGACCTCGAAGTTCCAGATGGTGAAGTGCATGTTCCTGTCAAGCAGCACTGGGCAGGATTGCCGCCTTCATCCCCACCAGCTCCATCTAGTCCCATGCTTCTTACTGAAGAAGATGGTCAAACCGACGACGAGATGGACGATCTTCCTATCGCCACTTCAGACAGCGAGCTTGACACCGACATGAATGATTGTGACACAGATACTCCCTCCCCTGCTGTTGCAAGCCCATACGATGACAATACTCCTGCCGACAGTAATAACGACATGTCTTTCTTCCCCCTTCCAGATGAGACGTCTGCCGAATCGGCTCACATATCTTCCTCTGACCTTTTTGAACAATTTACGAATCTTAATGACCATTCGGACACACTTCATGGCATGGGTAACATTCATTTGGACCCCGAAATGGAGGCACTCTTCCAGAACGGGCTCGAGAACATTGACTTCTCGGAATTCTGGGCAACCTTTACACCTTTGATCGCTGAAAACACTCAGAGCACTCAGGATTCTCACGTTGACGCATTTATTGGTCAAACTGAGAGTTCAACCTCCTTTGATGAAGTCAACCATGCAAAACTGGCCGACGAAATGCAAACCCTGTTGAGTGGCTGTCTCATGTGAGGATTGACCCAGTTCTCTTTGTAAGTCGCCTCGAATCTCAACTCCAAAGCTAGCGATAAAATTGATATTGTTCCAGAATTCCGATGAACATACTTGTTTAAAGTGGACATTTTTGACACTTTTAGGGCATCCAGAAACCTTGCATAGATACCAATCATTCATCTTCTCATTGTATACTTAGAATAGCACATCTTCGATCAATCATTTACAATATTTGAGCATCACAAATATGCACTAGCAAGGACATCTCGAAAATAAGGAAAGATATGTATCGTTTGAATCGTGTTTATAAAACTGTCAACATTCGATGATCTCGTCTATTCCAAACTCCCAACTTGCTCTCCCGTTACCTTGCCCTTTGCTTTCAGCTCAGATTGGGTTCGTTCGACTTCATCTTGTACCCGCTCAATCGACTTGAAGTATTTGACTGTCTTGACGTGAAGTTCTGCAGTAAATGTCAGTTCAACGTTGATCTTAGTCCATTAGTTCACTATGGTACTCTTACCTGCAGTGGCATCTTCATCTGTGACGATGAGTGCCCACGGGTGGAGTTGAAGGGCAGAAAGCGTCCACTTTAAACATGTCACAGTGAACTATAGGCATAATGCCAAGTTAGATTTCAAACTTACGAGATGATTGACGCCCTCCTCTGCTTGCAATGTGAGTTTATCAGCTATTCTTTACGACAGTTTATGCTTACCTATGGCTTTGCTCAGTGCCAGTGCCTTACGTTGGCCGGTTACCACAACCACGACCTCTCTCGCGTCAAGGACGGTCGCTACACCAACGGTCAAAGCCATGCGAGGGACTGCGGATATGTCATTGTTGAAAAATCGAGCGTTAGCAAGAATGGTGTCATATGCCAAAGTCTTGATCCTGGTCCTCGACGCCAAAGATGAGCCTTAACCAACATTCAGTATGCATTTTTGACAGGAAAAAAATACTCCAAACCTGGTTCCTAAAGAAGGTTTGAGTGATCCGTAGCTAtccaaagacaaagaaactTACATTGAATGCAATGTGCCCGTCTTCACCGATACCTCCAAGGAATAGTTCTATGCCGCCAAATTGTTTAATACGTTGCTCATACGCCTTGCATTCAGCAATAAGATCCACTGCGTTGCCGTCAAGTATGTTTACTTGGGAAGGTGGAATATCAACTGGAAGAGTGATGGCGTAAACCAAGGTAAGATGCTATTTGGCAGCCAAAAACGCACTATGGGAGAAGAATTCACGAAACATGAAAGTATGATACGACTCGGGATGGTCTCGGGGGAGTGCAACGTATTCGTCCATGTTAAAAGTAACGACATGCTTGAACCTGTGTTTTTTCAGCATAAAAGCGGAATGCATTGAACGTATAACCTTACGAGAGCCTCTTTTCCTTGACCATCGTGATCAAGGCTTTATAAGTCGGGATTGGGGAAGAGCCTGTAGGCAGACCCAGCACAAACGGGCGAGTGGCAGTAGGTGCAAAATCATTGATTCTTTGAGTATAGGATGCAGACATTAATTTTGTTGTGCTTGTTCGACAACGAGGTCTGACCAAACCTCTTGCAGATGTAGTTTGCGATGTAGTCTCCTACCGCTGGGGCATCCTCCCGAATAATGAGACCTGGAATGAGTTGGGCGATATAATCTTGATATAATGGATCACGACGTACGCATGATGTATGGTCTGAGATGATATGGTGTTGCCTAGAGTCCAGTAGCTAGTTTTAAGGAGTTGCCAATTGGCAACGACTGTGTAACACCGCCATAACCGAGTTTTTGAGGCCGTTATCATTGGCTAAAGGAGGTATgaacattgaatattgacCCTCAAAATAACTCGTCCGAGAGCAGGTGGAAGGTGCCAGCAGGTCGTATTGCTGGAGGTAGATAGGGGCATCTGATCAAGGCGCGCACAAGTGCACAACCGACTTCGAAGCAACGTGCTTCCATTCAGAGCTGAGAACAGTCTTTTTTTAGAACCTTTCTTGTCCTCATACAATCGAGACATATGGCAACCTACTATTTGATAACGGCTTTTTAACGTTCTATCGACGTGCTCATGATTAATTACAGTCGACTTCGGGTCGCATCTCTGAAGCGAGCCACCTTTTTCTATCGGTCGACGGTTGGAAATGACGCGAAAACCCATCAACGAGGTTTCTCCTGGTCTGGAATTCGGGTGAACCGGCAGGAAACGGTTGGTGGTGAGTTGTGAACCATCGAAGAATGATTCATCTCAT from Psilocybe cubensis strain MGC-MH-2018 chromosome 2, whole genome shotgun sequence encodes the following:
- a CDS encoding Glucosamine-6-phosphate isomerase 1, with protein sequence MRLIIREDAPAVGDYIANYICKRINDFAPTATRPFVLGLPTGSSPIPTYKALITMVKEKRLSFKHVVTFNMDEYVALPRDHPESYHTFMFREFFSHIDIPPSQVNILDGNAVDLIAECKAYEQRIKQFGGIELFLGGIGEDGHIAFNEPGSSLASRTRIKTLAYDTILANARFFNNDISAVPRMALTVGVATVLDAREVVVVVTGQRKALALSKAIEEGVNHLFTVTCLKWTLSALQLHPWALIVTDEDATAELHVKTVKYFKSIERVQDEVERTQSELKAKGKVTGEQVGSLE